The following are encoded in a window of Phreatobacter oligotrophus genomic DNA:
- a CDS encoding ABC transporter permease gives MLGYIIQRLLQAVVVMLVISALVFCGVYAVGNPIDVLLSPDATQQIREEAIRLYGLDQPLWRQYLDFLGRLIQGDFGRSFVFGSPVLPLILSRLPATLELTLVAVVGATLIGVPLGMYAGYRPDSLAARAIMGVSILGFSVPTFWIGLVLIFVFAVQLGVLPAGQRGETRELFGVSWSVLTANGWQHLFLPALNLALFKFAMMVRLARAGTREIMLTDTVKFARAAGESEATILRRHVLRLIAIPIVTVFGLEFGSTLAFAVVTETIFSWPGVGKLIIDSINTLDRPVMVAYLMLVAFFFIVINLLIDIAYVALDPRLRLRKAS, from the coding sequence GCTCGGCTATATCATCCAGCGCCTGTTGCAGGCCGTGGTGGTCATGCTGGTGATCTCGGCCCTGGTCTTCTGCGGCGTCTATGCGGTGGGCAATCCCATCGACGTGCTGCTCTCGCCCGATGCCACCCAGCAGATCCGCGAGGAAGCGATCCGCCTCTACGGTCTCGACCAGCCGCTCTGGCGGCAATATCTCGACTTCCTCGGACGGCTGATCCAGGGCGATTTCGGCCGCTCCTTCGTCTTCGGCTCGCCGGTCCTGCCGCTGATCCTATCGCGCCTGCCGGCGACGCTGGAACTGACCCTCGTCGCCGTCGTCGGCGCAACGCTGATCGGCGTGCCGCTTGGCATGTATGCCGGCTACAGGCCCGACAGCCTCGCCGCCCGCGCCATCATGGGCGTGTCGATCCTCGGCTTCTCCGTGCCGACCTTCTGGATCGGCCTCGTCCTCATCTTCGTCTTCGCGGTGCAGCTCGGCGTGCTGCCCGCCGGCCAGCGCGGCGAGACGCGCGAGCTCTTCGGCGTCTCCTGGAGCGTGCTCACCGCCAATGGCTGGCAGCACCTGTTCCTGCCCGCCCTCAATCTCGCCCTGTTCAAGTTCGCGATGATGGTGCGCCTCGCCCGCGCCGGCACCCGCGAGATCATGCTGACCGACACGGTGAAGTTCGCCCGCGCCGCCGGCGAGAGCGAGGCGACGATCCTGCGGCGCCACGTGCTGCGCCTCATCGCCATCCCCATCGTGACCGTCTTCGGCCTCGAATTCGGCTCGACCCTTGCCTTCGCCGTCGTCACCGAGACGATCTTCTCCTGGCCCGGGGTCGGCAAGCTCATCATCGATTCCATCAACACGCTCGATCGCCCGGTGATGGTCGCCTACCTCATGCTGGTCGCCTTCTTCTTCATCGTCATCAACCTGCTGATCGACATCGCCTATGTCGCGCTCGACCCGCGGCTGCGGCTGAGGAAGGCGTCATGA
- a CDS encoding ABC transporter permease: MSASPLRQFWDEFRVNRVAVVALGLVVAIVLVSLIAPWITPQNPYDMAGLRLSDARRPPGYVSPGTGITHWLGTDGQGRDVLSAILYGLRVSIEIGLSAGIIAFTLGATLGTFAAYLGGRVEALIMRFIDLQLSFPAILLALVLAALLGQGKWQLVAALVTAQYAYFARTAHGAASAERSKEYVEAALSTPLKAHVVVLRHILPNCLPPLIVVATVQIANSIALEATLSFLGLGLPVSEPSLGMLIANGFQYLLSGRYWISIYPGIALIVLIASINLVGDQVRDQLNPRLRR; encoded by the coding sequence ATGAGCGCCTCCCCGCTCCGCCAGTTCTGGGACGAGTTCCGCGTCAACCGCGTCGCCGTGGTGGCGCTCGGCCTCGTCGTCGCGATCGTGCTGGTTTCGCTCATCGCCCCGTGGATCACGCCGCAGAACCCCTATGACATGGCGGGCCTGCGCCTATCCGACGCCCGCCGCCCGCCGGGCTATGTCAGCCCAGGCACCGGCATCACCCATTGGCTTGGGACGGACGGCCAGGGCCGCGACGTGCTCTCGGCCATCCTTTATGGCCTGCGCGTCTCCATCGAGATCGGCCTCTCCGCCGGCATCATCGCCTTCACGCTGGGGGCGACGCTCGGCACCTTCGCCGCTTATCTCGGCGGCCGTGTCGAGGCGCTGATCATGCGCTTCATCGACCTGCAGCTATCCTTCCCAGCCATCCTGCTGGCCCTGGTGCTGGCGGCTCTGCTCGGCCAGGGCAAATGGCAGCTCGTCGCAGCCCTGGTCACCGCGCAATACGCCTACTTTGCCCGCACCGCCCATGGCGCCGCCTCGGCCGAGCGGTCGAAGGAGTACGTGGAGGCCGCGCTCTCCACGCCGCTGAAGGCGCATGTGGTGGTGCTCCGCCACATCCTGCCGAACTGCCTGCCGCCGCTGATCGTGGTGGCCACCGTCCAGATCGCCAATTCCATCGCGCTGGAGGCGACGCTGTCCTTCCTCGGCCTCGGCCTACCCGTCAGCGAGCCATCCCTCGGCATGCTCATCGCCAACGGCTTCCAGTACCTGCTCTCCGGCCGCTACTGGATCTCCATCTATCCCGGCATCGCGCTCATCGTGCTCATCGCCTCCATCAACCTCGTCGGCGACCAGGTGCGCGACCAGCTGAACCCGAGGCTCCGGCGATGA
- a CDS encoding ABC transporter ATP-binding protein, producing MTEPLLAVRGLTTEFPTRAGVVGAVREVSFDVNAGEIVGLVGESGSGKSVTGFSILGLIDPPGRIASGSVKLAGRELVGMAPRDLRAVRGREIAMVFQDPAATLNPVLRIGDQMALAIHAHERVSEAAARARVAEVLTLVGIPDAARRLDAYPHQFSGGMRQRVAIATALLNRPKLIICDEPTTALDVSVQAQILTEMRALARDTGTAMVWISHDLATVSALASRILVMYAGRVIEQGPIRSVLSEPRHPYTAGLLASLPARSEAGADLPQIPGAPPSMLALPKGCAFAPRCGFASPACEADPDPTLAADRLWRCHHPQGIAA from the coding sequence ATGACCGAGCCGCTGCTCGCCGTCCGCGGCCTCACCACCGAATTCCCGACACGCGCCGGCGTCGTGGGCGCCGTGCGCGAGGTCTCCTTCGACGTCAATGCCGGCGAGATCGTCGGCCTCGTCGGCGAATCCGGCTCAGGAAAAAGTGTCACCGGCTTCTCCATCCTCGGCCTGATCGACCCGCCCGGCCGCATCGCCAGCGGCTCGGTGAAGCTCGCGGGGCGCGAGCTCGTGGGCATGGCCCCGCGGGATCTTCGGGCCGTGCGCGGCCGGGAGATCGCCATGGTCTTCCAGGACCCGGCGGCGACTCTCAACCCCGTCCTGCGCATCGGGGACCAGATGGCGCTGGCCATCCACGCCCATGAACGGGTCAGCGAAGCCGCGGCCCGCGCCCGCGTCGCGGAGGTCCTCACCCTCGTCGGCATTCCGGACGCCGCCCGCAGGCTCGACGCCTATCCGCACCAGTTCTCCGGCGGCATGCGCCAGCGCGTCGCCATCGCCACGGCCCTCCTCAACCGGCCGAAGCTCATCATCTGCGACGAGCCCACCACCGCGCTCGACGTCTCGGTGCAGGCGCAGATCCTCACCGAGATGCGCGCGCTCGCCCGCGACACCGGCACCGCCATGGTCTGGATCAGCCACGACCTCGCGACCGTCTCCGCCCTCGCCTCGCGCATCCTCGTCATGTATGCGGGCCGCGTCATCGAGCAGGGGCCGATCCGCTCGGTGCTGTCGGAGCCGCGCCATCCCTACACGGCCGGGCTCCTCGCCTCCCTGCCCGCAAGATCCGAGGCGGGCGCCGACCTGCCGCAGATCCCGGGCGCGCCGCCCTCCATGCTCGCCCTGCCCAAGGGCTGCGCCTTCGCCCCGCGCTGCGGCTTTGCCTCGCCCGCCTGCGAGGCCGATCCCGATCCGACGCTCGCCGCCGACCGGCTGTGGCGTTGCCATCATCCGCAGGGGATCGCGGCATGA
- a CDS encoding ABC transporter ATP-binding protein, with amino-acid sequence MTGPIVRVDNVSRRFAPSLSLGERIAGFFGAPVDDRTVHAVDCVSLAIAPGEVLGLVGESGCGKSTLGRVIAGIHPPSEGECYIHDAPVMGGAKRRVKTTTRVQMIFQDPFGSLDPRVRVGDTIAEGPIAHGFIRRAEAKAEVGRWLTAVGLPADAADRFPHQFSGGQRQRIAIARALAMRPDILVCDEPVASLDVSIQAQIVNLFLKLRRELNLTMLFISHDLGVVRHICDRVAIMYLGRIVEVGPTAAIYDNPAHPYTRALLDSVPKLVTEGDDLVAFRPIEGELPSPLSPPPGCHFHLRCPRADETCRSVVPALRDLADGRRTACHHPLTQPGESA; translated from the coding sequence ATGACCGGCCCCATCGTCCGCGTCGACAACGTCTCCCGCCGCTTCGCCCCGAGCCTCTCGCTCGGCGAGCGGATTGCCGGCTTCTTCGGCGCGCCCGTCGACGACCGCACCGTCCATGCCGTGGACTGCGTCTCGCTCGCCATCGCGCCGGGCGAGGTACTCGGCCTCGTCGGCGAATCCGGCTGCGGCAAGTCCACCCTCGGCCGCGTCATCGCCGGCATCCACCCGCCGAGCGAGGGTGAGTGCTACATCCACGACGCCCCCGTCATGGGCGGCGCCAAGCGGCGCGTGAAGACCACCACGCGGGTCCAGATGATCTTCCAGGACCCCTTCGGCTCGCTCGACCCGCGTGTCCGCGTCGGCGACACCATCGCCGAGGGGCCGATCGCCCATGGCTTCATCCGCCGCGCCGAGGCCAAGGCCGAGGTCGGCCGCTGGCTGACGGCCGTTGGTCTGCCGGCCGATGCGGCTGATCGCTTCCCCCACCAGTTCTCGGGCGGGCAGCGGCAGCGCATCGCCATCGCGCGCGCGCTCGCGATGCGCCCGGACATCCTCGTCTGCGACGAGCCGGTGGCCTCGCTCGACGTCTCGATCCAGGCGCAGATCGTCAACCTGTTCCTGAAGCTCCGCCGCGAGCTGAACCTGACCATGCTGTTCATCAGCCATGATCTCGGCGTCGTCCGGCACATCTGCGACCGCGTCGCCATCATGTATCTCGGCCGGATCGTCGAGGTCGGCCCGACCGCGGCCATCTACGACAATCCCGCCCATCCCTATACCCGGGCGCTGCTCGACAGCGTGCCGAAGCTCGTCACCGAGGGCGACGACCTCGTCGCCTTCCGGCCGATCGAGGGGGAATTGCCCTCGCCGCTCAGCCCGCCGCCCGGCTGCCATTTCCACCTGCGCTGCCCGCGCGCCGACGAGACCTGCCGCTCGGTCGTGCCGGCCCTACGCGACCTCGCCGACGGCCGCCGCACGGCCTGCCACCATCCGCTGACCCAGCCCGGGGAGAGTGCCTAA
- a CDS encoding polysaccharide deacetylase family protein yields the protein MTAQQEPWQWDEAEWRRRVAQVRAGRLLKPAAWPGGARCAVALSFDSDHETNELRDGGNSIGRMSWGQYGTRKGVPRILSLLAKESVPATFFVPAVTALLHPDEQRRVVAEGHEIGLHGWIHELNSVLPEPIERDLHFRAADALEKITGVRAVGMRTPSWDFSPATLKIQRELGLLYDSSLMADDDPYELVEAGEPTGIVELPVEWIRDDAPYFNMDRFKGLRPHTPPPAVLEIFIREFDRAHEEGGLFLLTMHPHVIGYRSRIFIVEELIRHMKAKGGCWFATHADVARACAAGLKA from the coding sequence ATGACCGCGCAGCAAGAACCCTGGCAGTGGGACGAGGCCGAGTGGCGGCGCCGCGTGGCCCAAGTCCGCGCCGGACGCTTGCTGAAGCCGGCTGCGTGGCCCGGCGGGGCGCGCTGCGCCGTCGCCCTCTCCTTCGATTCCGACCACGAGACCAACGAACTGCGCGACGGCGGCAATTCCATCGGCCGGATGTCGTGGGGCCAATACGGCACCCGCAAGGGCGTGCCGCGCATCCTCTCGCTCCTGGCGAAGGAAAGCGTGCCGGCGACCTTCTTCGTGCCGGCGGTGACCGCCCTCCTCCACCCCGACGAGCAGCGCCGCGTCGTGGCCGAGGGCCATGAGATCGGCCTCCATGGCTGGATCCACGAGCTGAACTCGGTCCTGCCCGAACCCATCGAGCGCGACCTGCATTTCCGCGCCGCCGACGCGCTCGAAAAGATCACCGGCGTGCGGGCCGTCGGCATGCGCACACCGTCCTGGGACTTCTCGCCCGCGACGCTGAAGATCCAGCGCGAGCTCGGGCTCCTCTACGATTCCTCGCTGATGGCCGACGACGACCCCTATGAACTGGTCGAGGCGGGCGAACCCACCGGCATCGTCGAACTGCCCGTCGAATGGATCCGCGACGACGCGCCCTATTTCAACATGGACCGGTTCAAGGGGCTGCGGCCGCACACCCCGCCACCCGCCGTGCTCGAGATCTTCATCCGCGAGTTTGACCGGGCGCATGAGGAGGGTGGGCTCTTCCTCCTCACCATGCATCCGCATGTCATCGGCTATCGCTCCCGCATCTTCATCGTCGAGGAGCTGATCCGCCACATGAAGGCGAAGGGTGGCTGCTGGTTCGCCACGCATGCCGACGTGGCCCGCGCCTGCGCCGCGGGCCTCAAGGCCTGA
- a CDS encoding glutathione S-transferase yields MKLFFSPASPFVRKVMVCAIERGIDGQIDKLPAAAHPINQDATIKAHNPTGKVPTLIGDDGAAIYDSRVICEYLDAIGSAPALFPAGAARWPALVLQSAADEMLDAALLARYESVARPEALRWADWHAGQITKIRTTVANFSSSWLPHLEAKVDIGTIAVAVSLGYLDFRFPDIAWRDGNTALADWYARFSERPSMKATVPVG; encoded by the coding sequence GTGAAGCTGTTCTTCTCCCCCGCCTCGCCTTTCGTCCGCAAGGTCATGGTCTGCGCCATCGAGCGCGGCATCGACGGGCAGATCGACAAGCTTCCCGCCGCCGCCCATCCCATCAACCAGGACGCCACGATCAAGGCGCACAACCCGACCGGCAAGGTGCCGACGCTGATCGGCGATGACGGTGCGGCGATCTATGATAGCCGGGTCATCTGCGAATATCTCGACGCCATCGGTTCGGCCCCGGCGCTGTTCCCGGCCGGCGCTGCCCGCTGGCCGGCCCTGGTGCTGCAGTCGGCGGCCGACGAAATGCTCGATGCGGCGCTGCTCGCCCGCTACGAGAGCGTCGCGCGCCCTGAGGCGCTGCGCTGGGCCGACTGGCATGCCGGCCAGATCACCAAGATCCGCACGACGGTCGCCAATTTCTCCTCGTCATGGCTGCCGCATCTCGAGGCCAAGGTCGACATCGGCACGATCGCGGTCGCGGTCTCGCTCGGTTATCTCGACTTCCGCTTCCCCGACATCGCCTGGCGCGACGGCAATACGGCGCTCGCCGACTGGTATGCCCGCTTCTCCGAGCGGCCGTCGATGAAGGCCACCGTTCCGGTGGGCTGA
- a CDS encoding amidohydrolase family protein, with protein MPASLIRSHTLMTGVADRFTCETIDGGGVLQEDGVITAIGSFAELSARHPTVPVIGTGREVVLPGFVNAHHHVGLTPVQLGSPDMPLELWFITRMVIRNLDLYLDTLYSAFEMVGSGVTTVQHIQSLLPGTATEVEAKIGEVIRAYEAIGMRVSYCYGVRDQNRLVYQADADLIASLPAELQDPMKRYFDRFRMNLDETMGLFESLHARHQGKRRVKIQLAPANLHWCSDTALGRLAETSERFAAPMHMHLVETAYQKEYAARRGGGTAVDYLGRFGLVNERLTIGHGVWLSEPDIDRLAEAGSCICHNCSSNFRLRSGLAPLNAFEARGLTTAIGIDEAGINDDRDMLQELRMVLRAHRVPGMVEADVPTIPQVLRMATVGGAATTPYGETIGRLEVGKAADLVLHDHQAIAWPYLDAETSAVDALVQRAKPSGVKAVMCDGEILYADGRFTRVDRDAALKALHDDLSKALSHDEMERRHLSKALLPHVRRFYAGYIDPARHEPFYRGSSRV; from the coding sequence ATGCCCGCCTCGCTCATTCGCAGCCACACGCTCATGACCGGTGTCGCCGACCGCTTCACCTGCGAGACCATCGACGGCGGCGGGGTCCTGCAGGAGGACGGTGTGATCACCGCCATCGGCAGCTTCGCCGAGCTCTCCGCCCGTCACCCGACCGTGCCGGTCATCGGCACGGGGCGCGAGGTGGTGCTGCCGGGCTTCGTCAATGCCCACCACCATGTCGGCCTGACACCGGTCCAGCTCGGCTCGCCCGACATGCCGCTGGAGCTCTGGTTCATCACCCGCATGGTGATCCGCAACCTCGATCTCTACCTCGACACGCTCTACTCGGCCTTCGAGATGGTCGGCTCGGGCGTGACGACCGTCCAGCATATCCAGAGCCTTCTGCCCGGCACCGCAACGGAGGTCGAGGCCAAGATCGGCGAGGTCATCCGCGCCTACGAGGCCATCGGCATGCGGGTCTCCTATTGCTACGGCGTCCGCGACCAGAACCGGCTCGTCTACCAGGCGGATGCGGACCTCATCGCCAGCCTGCCGGCGGAGCTGCAGGACCCGATGAAGCGCTATTTCGACCGCTTCCGCATGAACCTCGACGAGACGATGGGCCTGTTCGAGAGCCTGCACGCCCGCCACCAGGGCAAGCGGCGGGTGAAGATCCAGCTGGCGCCGGCGAACCTCCACTGGTGCTCCGACACCGCATTAGGGCGGCTTGCGGAGACCTCGGAGCGCTTTGCCGCGCCGATGCACATGCACCTGGTCGAGACCGCCTACCAGAAGGAATATGCTGCTCGACGCGGCGGCGGCACGGCCGTCGACTACCTCGGCCGCTTCGGCCTGGTGAACGAGCGCCTGACCATCGGCCACGGCGTCTGGCTTTCCGAGCCCGACATCGACCGTCTCGCCGAGGCCGGCTCCTGCATCTGCCACAACTGCTCCTCGAATTTCCGCCTGCGCTCGGGCCTTGCCCCGCTCAACGCCTTCGAGGCCCGGGGTCTCACCACCGCCATCGGCATCGACGAGGCCGGCATCAACGACGACCGCGACATGCTGCAGGAGTTGCGCATGGTGCTGCGCGCCCACCGCGTTCCCGGCATGGTCGAGGCCGACGTCCCCACCATCCCGCAGGTCCTGCGCATGGCGACCGTGGGCGGCGCCGCGACGACGCCCTACGGCGAGACCATTGGCCGGCTGGAGGTCGGCAAGGCGGCCGATCTCGTCCTCCACGACCACCAGGCCATCGCCTGGCCCTATCTCGACGCGGAAACCTCGGCGGTGGATGCGCTGGTCCAGCGGGCCAAGCCCTCCGGCGTGAAGGCGGTGATGTGCGACGGGGAGATCCTCTATGCCGACGGCCGTTTCACCCGCGTCGACCGCGACGCGGCGCTGAAAGCGCTGCACGATGATCTGTCCAAGGCCCTGTCGCATGACGAGATGGAGCGGCGGCACCTCTCCAAGGCGCTGCTGCCGCATGTCCGGCGCTTCTATGCCGGCTATATCGACCCGGCCCGGCACGAGCCCTTCTATCGCGGCAGTTCGCGCGTCTGA
- a CDS encoding (2Fe-2S)-binding protein, with the protein MAKLNINGQVVEVTAADDTPLLWAIRDHVGLTGTKYGCGIAACGACTVHIDGQAVRSCSMPLSAVSPDQKIVTIEGLSPNGMHPIQVAWRDLDVPQCGYCQSGMIMAAAALLAEKPNPTDEDIDNAMTNICRCGTYNRVRAGIKQAAANRQG; encoded by the coding sequence GTGGCGAAACTCAACATCAATGGCCAGGTGGTCGAGGTCACGGCGGCGGATGACACGCCGCTGCTCTGGGCAATTCGGGACCATGTCGGGCTTACCGGTACCAAGTACGGCTGCGGCATCGCGGCCTGCGGCGCCTGCACGGTCCACATTGACGGCCAGGCGGTGCGCTCCTGCTCCATGCCGCTGAGCGCCGTCTCGCCCGACCAGAAGATCGTCACCATCGAGGGCCTGTCGCCCAACGGCATGCACCCGATCCAGGTCGCCTGGCGCGATCTCGACGTTCCCCAGTGCGGCTATTGCCAGTCCGGCATGATCATGGCCGCTGCCGCCCTTCTGGCGGAGAAGCCGAACCCGACGGACGAGGACATCGACAATGCGATGACCAACATCTGCCGGTGCGGCACCTACAACCGCGTGCGCGCCGGCATCAAGCAGGCCGCTGCGAACCGCCAGGGCTGA
- a CDS encoding xanthine dehydrogenase family protein molybdopterin-binding subunit, translating into MTLIETTTTSRRAVLKAAAGLTVGFYLPTGAIAQQPAPAATPEINAWVVIRPDDTVVLRMARSEMGQGTRTGLCQMIAEELHCDWSKIVTEYVTPGQSLARNRAWGAFLTAGSQGIRQSHDYVRRGGAAARIMLIQAAAEAWGVPAAECTAKDSVITHAASGRSVRYGQVAAAAARLTPPANVTLKDPKDWTVIGKSVKRLDTAAKTTGALVYGSDLKMPGMLVAVPKECPVFGGKVASFDASKVSSMPGVRHVLKVADTAVAVVADTFWQAKTALDALPVTWDYGPNRAVSSQTIEAQLREGLDAAEAFVGNTNGDARAAIASAARKVEAVYAYPFQNHAPMEPMNATVLWTPTRCDVWCPTQNGEAALAATAQAAGLPQTACDVHRVDLGGGFGRRTTHDWLIQAVNIAKQVPGVPIKTQWTREEDMVQGRYHPVTMAKMTGGLDAQGNLVGLHMRISGQSILSYVFPTALQNGRDPVQFQGLNAGGNDSQIGYSFPNLLIDHAMRNTHVPPHFWRGVNHNQNAIYLECFLDELAHAAGQDPLAFRRKLMGNHPRHLAVLNAVAEKIGWDKPAPAGVHRGIAQQMGFGSYVAAAAEVSVDAQGKLKVHRIVAATDCGVAVNPRQIEMQVEGSFVYGLSALLYGACTVKDGQIVETNFDSYNVLRMDEMPPVETIVMPSGGFWGGVGEPTIMVAAPAVLNGIFAATGKRIRSVPLKDQDLRRA; encoded by the coding sequence ATGACGCTCATCGAGACCACCACGACCTCCCGTCGCGCCGTCCTCAAGGCCGCCGCCGGCCTCACCGTCGGCTTCTACCTGCCGACCGGCGCTATCGCCCAGCAGCCGGCACCCGCAGCGACGCCCGAAATCAACGCCTGGGTGGTCATTCGCCCGGATGACACCGTCGTTCTGCGCATGGCCCGCTCCGAGATGGGCCAGGGCACGCGCACCGGCCTCTGCCAGATGATCGCCGAGGAGCTGCACTGCGACTGGTCGAAGATAGTCACCGAATATGTGACGCCCGGCCAGTCGCTGGCACGCAACCGCGCCTGGGGCGCCTTCCTCACAGCCGGCAGCCAGGGCATCCGCCAGAGCCACGACTATGTCCGCCGCGGCGGCGCTGCCGCCCGCATCATGCTGATCCAGGCCGCGGCCGAGGCCTGGGGCGTGCCCGCAGCCGAGTGCACGGCCAAGGACAGCGTCATCACCCATGCCGCTTCCGGCCGCTCGGTGCGCTACGGCCAGGTGGCCGCCGCTGCCGCGCGTCTGACGCCGCCCGCCAACGTGACGCTGAAGGACCCCAAGGACTGGACGGTCATCGGCAAGTCGGTGAAGCGCCTCGACACCGCCGCCAAGACCACCGGCGCGCTCGTCTATGGCTCGGACCTGAAGATGCCGGGCATGCTGGTCGCGGTCCCCAAGGAATGCCCCGTCTTCGGCGGCAAGGTCGCCTCCTTCGATGCGTCGAAGGTCTCGTCCATGCCGGGCGTGCGCCATGTCCTGAAGGTCGCCGACACCGCCGTGGCGGTCGTTGCCGACACGTTCTGGCAGGCCAAGACCGCCCTGGACGCCCTGCCCGTCACCTGGGACTACGGCCCGAACCGCGCCGTCTCCTCCCAGACCATCGAGGCGCAGCTCCGCGAGGGTCTCGACGCCGCGGAAGCCTTCGTCGGCAACACCAATGGTGATGCCCGCGCGGCCATTGCCAGCGCCGCCCGCAAGGTGGAGGCGGTCTACGCCTATCCCTTCCAGAACCACGCGCCGATGGAGCCGATGAACGCCACGGTGCTTTGGACCCCCACGCGCTGCGACGTCTGGTGCCCGACCCAGAACGGCGAGGCGGCGCTGGCCGCCACCGCCCAGGCCGCGGGCCTGCCGCAGACCGCCTGCGACGTCCATCGCGTCGATCTCGGGGGCGGCTTCGGCCGGCGCACCACCCATGACTGGCTTATCCAGGCCGTCAACATCGCCAAGCAGGTTCCCGGCGTGCCGATCAAGACGCAGTGGACCCGCGAGGAGGACATGGTCCAGGGGCGCTATCACCCCGTGACCATGGCCAAGATGACCGGCGGCCTCGACGCGCAGGGCAACCTCGTCGGCCTGCACATGCGCATCTCCGGCCAGTCGATCCTGTCCTATGTCTTCCCCACCGCCCTGCAGAACGGCCGCGATCCCGTGCAGTTCCAGGGGCTCAATGCCGGCGGCAACGACAGCCAGATCGGCTATTCGTTCCCGAACCTGCTCATCGACCACGCCATGCGGAACACCCACGTGCCCCCGCATTTCTGGCGCGGCGTGAACCACAACCAGAACGCCATCTACCTTGAGTGCTTCCTCGACGAGCTCGCCCATGCGGCGGGCCAGGATCCCCTCGCCTTCCGCCGCAAGCTGATGGGCAACCATCCACGCCATCTCGCGGTGCTGAATGCGGTCGCCGAGAAGATCGGCTGGGACAAGCCCGCGCCGGCCGGTGTCCATCGCGGCATCGCCCAGCAGATGGGCTTCGGCAGCTATGTCGCCGCCGCCGCCGAGGTCTCGGTCGATGCCCAGGGCAAACTCAAGGTCCATCGCATCGTCGCGGCAACCGATTGCGGCGTCGCGGTCAATCCGCGGCAGATCGAGATGCAGGTCGAGGGATCCTTCGTCTATGGCCTCTCGGCGCTGCTCTACGGCGCCTGCACGGTGAAGGACGGCCAGATCGTCGAGACCAATTTCGACAGCTACAACGTGCTGCGCATGGACGAGATGCCACCGGTCGAGACCATCGTCATGCCCTCCGGCGGCTTCTGGGGTGGTGTCGGCGAGCCGACGATCATGGTGGCGGCGCCCGCCGTGCTGAACGGCATCTTCGCCGCCACCGGCAAGCGCATCCGCTCCGTGCCGCTGAAGGACCAGGACCTCCGGCGCGCGTGA
- the soxX gene encoding sulfur oxidation c-type cytochrome SoxX, whose translation MRQALAALLLALAAAPAAAQVAPFVVTGDAVEAPLDGLAGDAGRGARIVRNRETANCLICHTIPDPRETFMGEVGPPLAGVALRLTPGQMRLRLIDPTRINGAAVMPAYHRTADLLRVDPRFEGRPVLTAQEIEDVVAYLATLKE comes from the coding sequence GTGAGGCAGGCCCTCGCCGCGCTGCTGCTCGCCCTCGCCGCGGCTCCCGCTGCGGCGCAGGTCGCGCCCTTCGTTGTCACCGGCGACGCCGTCGAGGCACCGCTGGACGGCCTTGCGGGCGATGCCGGGCGCGGCGCGCGCATCGTCCGTAACCGGGAGACGGCCAATTGCCTGATCTGCCACACGATTCCGGACCCGCGCGAGACCTTCATGGGCGAGGTCGGCCCGCCACTGGCCGGCGTGGCCCTACGGCTGACACCCGGCCAGATGCGCCTCAGGCTCATCGACCCGACGCGGATCAACGGGGCGGCGGTCATGCCGGCCTATCACCGCACCGCCGACCTCCTGCGCGTCGATCCGCGCTTCGAGGGCCGGCCGGTCTTGACCGCGCAGGAGATCGAGGACGTCGTGGCCTATCTCGCGACGCTGAAGGAGTGA
- a CDS encoding thiosulfate oxidation carrier protein SoxY yields MTRPDRRSGLTRRAALAASAAALLPATTTARAQTAPRETMASVERAVLAGRTPLAAGVTLDMPTLSENGNSVDLTIRIDSPMSGEDHVTAIHVLAEKNPFPRVATFRIGLRAGRAEVGTRIRLAETQTIVVLTETSRGTVHRGAREVIVILGACVDGG; encoded by the coding sequence ATGACCCGACCCGATCGGCGATCCGGTCTCACGCGCCGCGCGGCCCTCGCCGCCAGCGCCGCCGCCCTTTTGCCGGCAACGACCACAGCGAGGGCCCAGACCGCACCGCGCGAGACCATGGCATCGGTCGAACGCGCCGTCCTCGCCGGCCGCACGCCGCTTGCCGCCGGCGTCACGCTGGACATGCCGACGCTGTCGGAAAACGGCAATTCCGTCGACCTGACGATCCGGATCGACAGCCCGATGAGCGGCGAGGACCATGTCACCGCCATCCATGTCCTGGCCGAGAAGAACCCGTTTCCGCGCGTTGCGACCTTCCGCATCGGCCTGCGGGCCGGCCGCGCCGAGGTCGGCACGCGCATCCGCCTCGCTGAGACCCAGACCATCGTCGTCCTCACCGAGACCAGCCGCGGCACGGTGCATCGCGGCGCCCGCGAGGTCATCGTCATCCTCGGCGCCTGCGTGGACGGAGGCTGA